In the Thermodesulfovibrio yellowstonii DSM 11347 genome, one interval contains:
- a CDS encoding glycosyltransferase family 9 protein, which yields MIYLILTYIFYPFIYILTSLKGKNKVSKILIIQTAKIGDLICSTPVFREIKKTFPHIKLSVIVTPTTKELLELNPHVDEIIAIKPQDYKGFWGKIKLAKLIYNGKYDIGIALNPSVLYAISLFWGLVPIRLSVMPNFSGLTFKLASKLFTYVEPHVSGQLVIETYMKMLRFIDIDKYDLRKEVYKSEEAEMKVKEILGKTNKTLIGIAVSSANKLKELGVEKIIDLVDKLLENLDAQIVLIGNSQDTNNAEIIKVTSKNKGRVINTAGIFNLKELPVLIEKLSLFIGVDTGITYMADALNIPLINIAGPSNMEDQRPLGEKVVIIQKTDLHCVPCSHVFKSPYDCETKNRDCIELIEIDEIVEKIKKFYSLNTNCYETS from the coding sequence TTGATATATCTGATTTTAACTTATATTTTCTACCCTTTTATTTATATTCTGACTTCCTTGAAAGGAAAAAATAAAGTCTCTAAAATATTAATTATACAAACGGCAAAAATTGGTGATTTAATCTGTTCAACGCCTGTTTTTAGAGAAATAAAAAAAACTTTTCCTCATATTAAATTATCTGTTATCGTAACTCCAACTACAAAGGAATTGTTAGAATTAAATCCACATGTAGATGAAATTATAGCAATAAAACCTCAAGATTATAAAGGATTTTGGGGTAAGATTAAGCTTGCAAAATTAATTTATAATGGCAAGTATGACATTGGAATTGCTCTAAATCCAAGTGTTCTGTATGCTATTTCTCTGTTCTGGGGATTAGTCCCGATAAGATTATCAGTAATGCCAAATTTTTCTGGTTTAACTTTTAAACTTGCTTCAAAGCTCTTTACCTATGTTGAACCACATGTTTCAGGACAACTTGTTATTGAAACTTACATGAAAATGCTGAGATTTATAGATATTGATAAATACGATTTAAGAAAGGAAGTTTACAAATCTGAAGAAGCTGAAATGAAAGTTAAAGAGATTTTAGGTAAGACAAATAAAACCTTGATAGGCATTGCGGTCAGTAGTGCTAATAAACTAAAGGAATTGGGAGTTGAGAAGATAATAGATTTGGTGGATAAGTTATTAGAAAATCTCGATGCTCAAATTGTTTTAATAGGAAATTCTCAAGATACAAATAATGCTGAAATAATTAAAGTAACTTCAAAGAATAAGGGCAGAGTAATTAATACCGCTGGAATTTTTAATCTTAAAGAACTCCCAGTACTTATTGAAAAACTATCATTGTTTATTGGTGTAGATACAGGTATAACATATATGGCTGATGCTTTAAATATCCCTTTGATTAATATAGCAGGACCTTCTAACATGGAAGATCAAAGACCTTTGGGAGAAAAGGTCGTGATAATTCAAAAAACAGACTTACATTGTGTGCCATGCTCACATGTTTTTAAATCCCCTTATGATTGTGAGACAAAAAATCGTGACTGTATTGAATTAATTGAGATAGATGAGATAGTTGAGAAGATCAAAAAGTTCTATAGTCTGAATACTAATTGTTATGAAACAAGTTGA
- a CDS encoding glycosyltransferase family 4 protein codes for MKKIYDILILDTGKEWGGGTNSLIELLKRIDRKKYNFTVLFYYNYNKGNDSNIQKEIEKLGIKFVLLPQKSQAIFIKIIKEVSRILFFYSKKIKKIIIFWIDYFYKIKPNAKRIAKIIKDLKIDLLYMNNQPSSNLEGIIASKITGIPSILHCRVEPVLNFFEAKLTNSSVNKIICVSEGVKNELIKQNINTEKCIVVYNGIDIAILPKQSLQAIRKKLEVSEKEIAIGTVGSLMKRKKISALIEVFSIVRSKIDNEIKLIIVGEGPEKENLVELAKRKNLINDIIFTGFQNDAISYINAFDIFVMTSDKEGLPRVIIEAMLMSKPVVASNKSGPTELVVNGETGFLVSPNNPEAFAEKILLLIKNPDLRNQMGEKGRERVIKDFSIDHYIKGVENVFEEVLKD; via the coding sequence ATGAAAAAAATTTATGATATATTAATTCTTGATACAGGCAAAGAATGGGGAGGAGGCACTAATAGCCTTATTGAACTTCTCAAGAGAATTGATAGAAAAAAATACAATTTTACTGTTTTATTTTACTACAACTATAATAAGGGTAATGATTCTAATATCCAAAAAGAAATTGAAAAACTCGGAATAAAGTTTGTTTTGTTACCACAAAAATCTCAGGCGATATTTATAAAGATAATAAAGGAAGTGAGCAGGATCTTATTTTTTTATAGTAAAAAAATTAAAAAAATTATCATTTTCTGGATTGATTATTTTTATAAAATAAAACCTAACGCAAAAAGAATTGCCAAAATAATAAAAGATTTGAAAATCGACTTATTATATATGAATAATCAACCATCATCAAATCTTGAGGGGATAATAGCCTCAAAAATTACAGGAATTCCCTCAATATTACATTGCCGAGTAGAGCCAGTTCTTAATTTTTTTGAAGCAAAATTAACAAATTCATCAGTCAATAAAATAATATGCGTATCAGAAGGTGTCAAAAATGAACTTATTAAGCAGAACATTAACACAGAAAAATGCATAGTAGTCTATAATGGCATAGACATTGCTATATTACCCAAGCAATCCCTGCAAGCAATAAGAAAAAAACTAGAAGTATCAGAAAAAGAAATAGCAATAGGAACAGTAGGCTCCCTTATGAAAAGAAAAAAAATATCAGCTTTAATAGAGGTATTCAGTATAGTTAGAAGTAAAATTGATAATGAAATCAAACTCATAATTGTAGGTGAAGGTCCTGAAAAAGAAAATTTGGTTGAATTAGCAAAAAGAAAAAACCTAATCAATGATATAATCTTTACAGGCTTTCAAAATGATGCTATTTCTTATATCAATGCATTTGATATTTTTGTAATGACCTCAGATAAAGAAGGATTACCAAGAGTTATTATTGAAGCAATGCTTATGAGTAAACCAGTCGTTGCTTCAAATAAATCAGGTCCTACCGAACTCGTCGTGAATGGAGAGACAGGCTTTCTTGTTTCACCTAACAATCCTGAAGCTTTTGCTGAAAAGATTTTATTACTAATAAAAAATCCTGATTTAAGGAATCAGATGGGTGAAAAGGGAAGAGAAAGAGTTATAAAAGATTTTTCAATTGATCATTATATAAAAGGTGTTGAAAATGTTTTTGAAGAGGTGTTGAAAGATTGA
- a CDS encoding O-antigen ligase family protein — MKQVDKIIIIFLSILILVLPVAHTATIRSIALWTPFILLILRFYREKNFKFIKTSFEVPFLVFFVIALLSFFTSVNPKETIKEIRGELITPILLFYLVYYAIKKEENALLLMRVLFFSSIIFSLYSFYDFYRNGGNWFSVTYKAGGFRDPGGGEVAALYHTMVIPFIFWGLIYLQDKKQKFFLILALVINLLALHITFVRAGIIALGLHVFFSSLLLLKEKKFFISLLLVILLSILTFVYIEKKMFREMHTERIPSISEYFKMKPEEIAGYNPSSMKQRLAMWKTAIDKISENPFYPHGYGRFLFGKTVRNENNKHFIYPQTHNTFIGIAFELGIQGLIVFLWMITAFFIVCLKYWLKSQDTLIKYFSASLMTMMVGYWVNNFFGSFDGDDSKLLFMMLLGIGMAVMHRIPREREIVHQQ; from the coding sequence ATGAAACAAGTTGATAAAATAATTATTATATTTCTGAGTATTCTCATCTTAGTTTTGCCTGTTGCTCACACTGCTACTATTCGTTCTATTGCTTTATGGACTCCATTTATTTTATTAATTTTACGATTTTATCGTGAGAAAAATTTTAAATTCATTAAGACCTCATTTGAAGTTCCATTTTTAGTTTTTTTTGTTATTGCATTACTTTCCTTTTTTACTTCAGTCAACCCCAAAGAAACAATAAAAGAAATTAGAGGCGAGTTAATTACACCAATTTTGCTATTTTATTTAGTTTACTATGCTATTAAAAAGGAAGAAAATGCTCTTCTTTTAATGAGAGTTCTATTCTTTAGTAGTATAATATTCAGTCTTTATTCATTCTATGACTTTTATAGAAACGGAGGCAATTGGTTTTCTGTAACTTATAAAGCTGGTGGATTCAGAGACCCTGGAGGTGGAGAAGTAGCAGCTCTTTATCATACTATGGTCATCCCTTTTATATTTTGGGGATTGATTTATCTTCAAGATAAAAAGCAGAAATTTTTCTTAATATTAGCATTAGTCATAAATCTATTAGCACTTCATATAACTTTCGTAAGGGCAGGAATAATTGCATTAGGTTTACATGTGTTTTTTAGCTCTTTATTATTACTCAAAGAGAAAAAATTTTTTATCTCTTTGCTTTTGGTTATACTTCTATCTATTTTAACTTTTGTATATATTGAAAAGAAGATGTTTAGAGAAATGCATACAGAGCGGATTCCCTCTATAAGTGAATACTTCAAAATGAAACCTGAGGAAATAGCAGGATATAATCCATCTTCGATGAAGCAAAGGCTTGCCATGTGGAAAACAGCAATTGATAAAATATCTGAAAATCCATTTTATCCTCATGGATACGGAAGATTTTTATTCGGTAAAACTGTAAGAAATGAAAATAATAAGCATTTTATTTATCCTCAAACTCACAATACTTTTATAGGAATTGCTTTTGAGTTAGGGATTCAAGGTTTAATAGTTTTCTTATGGATGATAACAGCATTTTTTATAGTTTGTTTAAAATATTGGCTAAAATCTCAAGATACGTTAATAAAATATTTTTCTGCTTCATTAATGACTATGATGGTAGGCTATTGGGTTAATAATTTCTTTGGAAGTTTTGATGGAGATGATTCAAAATTGCTTTTCATGATGTTACTCGGAATAGGAATGGCTGTTATGCATAGAATACCAAGAGAAAGGGAAATTGTACATCAACAATGA
- a CDS encoding glycosyltransferase family 9 protein has product MISKILFIRRDNIGDLVCTTPAIHAVRQAYPQAKIGILVNSYNAEAIRNNPDIDEIYIYEKAKHVPEKNKFSVWFNNTKILMKIRKEKYDVAIACGSYSPRLARYTYLTGAKLKIGYLPKNVEKSFFYNMPLKEPQKPMHEVERVFTLLLPLGINEKPDKMRVYPSSYEIERVNELLKKERFFGVIETPQNDRKIAFHISSRKPENRWTTEKFISLARLILKNHNANIMLLWSPGSENNPYHPGDDEKAELISKAVPEIIPCRTVRLGELIAALSFADLVVCLDGGAMHIAAALGKPIVTIWGSTDPERWRPWGVKNVLIQGINKKADDVDVEPVYEAIVRFVKEITQ; this is encoded by the coding sequence ATGATCTCAAAAATCCTTTTCATCCGTCGGGACAATATTGGTGACCTCGTATGCACAACTCCTGCAATACATGCAGTTAGGCAGGCTTATCCTCAGGCAAAAATTGGAATCCTTGTAAATTCTTACAATGCAGAGGCGATTAGAAACAATCCAGATATTGATGAGATATATATTTATGAAAAAGCTAAACATGTTCCTGAGAAAAACAAGTTTTCTGTTTGGTTCAACAATACCAAAATTCTCATGAAAATCAGAAAAGAAAAATATGACGTTGCAATTGCTTGTGGCTCATATTCGCCAAGACTTGCAAGATATACATATTTAACAGGAGCAAAGCTGAAAATTGGTTATCTACCAAAAAATGTTGAAAAATCATTTTTTTATAATATGCCTCTCAAAGAGCCTCAAAAACCTATGCATGAAGTAGAAAGAGTTTTTACCTTGCTTTTACCATTGGGAATAAATGAAAAACCAGACAAAATGAGGGTATATCCATCATCATACGAGATTGAAAGGGTAAATGAATTGCTTAAAAAGGAGAGATTCTTCGGGGTCATTGAGACCCCTCAGAATGACAGAAAAATAGCCTTCCACATAAGCAGCAGAAAGCCTGAAAACAGATGGACTACTGAGAAGTTTATAAGCCTCGCAAGACTTATTTTAAAAAATCATAATGCCAATATAATGCTACTGTGGTCTCCAGGTTCAGAAAACAACCCCTACCATCCAGGAGATGATGAGAAAGCTGAGCTTATATCAAAAGCAGTTCCTGAGATTATTCCTTGTAGGACTGTCCGTCTTGGAGAGCTTATTGCTGCATTGAGTTTCGCAGATCTTGTTGTCTGTCTTGATGGAGGAGCTATGCATATAGCAGCAGCACTTGGTAAACCTATTGTTACCATATGGGGTTCCACAGACCCTGAAAGGTGGAGACCTTGGGGAGTAAAAAATGTTCTTATTCAAGGTATTAATAAAAAAGCAGATGATGTAGATGTTGAACCAGTATATGAGGCAATTGTCAGATTCGTTAAGGAGATAACACAGTAA